The proteins below come from a single Chryseobacterium capnotolerans genomic window:
- a CDS encoding serine hydrolase, whose protein sequence is MRSILTCLMVLLAANPVFSQKTKQLEQLLAAYDQAGKFSGTILVAEKGKIIFEKSYGYKNGPKKEKNTNNSLYRIFSTTKMFTATVILKLEEEGKLSINDKLSKYYPNFPKGDSITIANLLSHTSGIPNDTNSENTVNEETFIKFISAKPLNFSPGKQWDYSNSGYYILGYIIKKASGMDYDKAIESYILKPLQMNHTGFHFNKVTDENKALGYDFLSDNTSNEAFRFKTDHPFAAGAMYSTVEDLFKFNESFKSNTILKKGTIEKMFTPYLNDHYGLGSDVLLVDGKKRIGHGGGGPGYRSIYYRILEDDICFIAMSNSTLSHTDLIVPKIENIVYNKPNKMPAVPKVNSQELKKLEGIYSTGDTKFYVTVIDGQVLFREKGYPICSLFPISNTSFQLDENFAFTFKPDATGKNNTVMVKLRDGSIKTGTKTANHYLWGIIGNATPGGWDGKDTPLQEDLQNPNHYFLKNFHLKKGNLKFRVDNDWGYNLGLNSDGKTVALNAYDFPIAEDGQYDIILDMSDPIKPQYSITKSAL, encoded by the coding sequence ATGAGATCTATTCTAACCTGCCTTATGGTACTACTGGCAGCCAATCCTGTTTTTTCACAAAAGACTAAGCAACTTGAACAATTATTAGCGGCTTATGACCAAGCTGGTAAATTCAGTGGAACCATTCTGGTTGCTGAAAAAGGAAAAATTATTTTCGAAAAAAGTTATGGCTATAAAAACGGTCCTAAAAAAGAAAAAAATACCAATAACAGTCTTTATCGGATCTTTTCTACCACAAAAATGTTTACAGCTACAGTTATTCTGAAGCTGGAAGAGGAAGGAAAATTATCGATCAACGACAAGCTTTCCAAATATTATCCTAATTTTCCCAAAGGAGACAGCATCACCATCGCAAACCTTCTTTCTCATACTTCAGGAATTCCCAATGACACCAATTCAGAAAATACGGTAAATGAAGAAACATTCATAAAATTTATTTCTGCAAAACCCCTGAATTTTTCACCCGGTAAACAATGGGATTACTCCAACTCCGGATATTATATTCTTGGATATATTATCAAGAAAGCCTCAGGAATGGATTACGATAAAGCTATTGAAAGCTATATCCTGAAACCGCTGCAGATGAATCATACCGGATTCCATTTTAACAAGGTTACCGATGAAAATAAAGCGCTGGGTTATGATTTTTTATCAGATAACACGTCCAACGAAGCCTTTCGTTTTAAAACAGATCATCCTTTTGCTGCAGGAGCCATGTATTCTACTGTTGAGGATCTCTTCAAATTCAATGAATCTTTTAAAAGCAATACCATTCTAAAAAAGGGAACCATTGAAAAAATGTTTACCCCTTATCTTAATGACCATTACGGATTAGGCAGTGATGTCTTACTTGTTGATGGTAAAAAAAGAATTGGACATGGCGGCGGCGGACCAGGTTACCGAAGCATCTATTACAGAATTCTGGAGGATGATATTTGCTTCATTGCGATGTCAAATTCTACTTTATCCCATACAGATCTCATTGTACCGAAAATTGAAAACATAGTATACAATAAACCGAATAAGATGCCTGCTGTTCCAAAAGTTAATTCACAAGAGTTGAAAAAGCTAGAGGGAATTTATTCTACAGGAGACACTAAATTCTACGTAACCGTTATAGATGGGCAAGTCCTTTTCAGAGAGAAAGGCTATCCAATATGTTCATTATTCCCTATCAGTAATACTTCATTTCAATTGGATGAAAACTTTGCATTTACCTTTAAACCGGATGCAACCGGAAAAAATAACACTGTAATGGTCAAACTTCGCGATGGAAGTATAAAAACAGGAACAAAGACCGCTAATCATTATTTATGGGGAATCATTGGAAATGCCACACCAGGCGGATGGGACGGAAAAGACACCCCATTGCAAGAAGATCTTCAAAACCCAAATCATTATTTTCTTAAAAACTTCCATCTGAAAAAAGGGAATTTAAAATTCAGAGTAGATAACGATTGGGGCTATAATCTGGGGTTAAATAGTGATGGAAAAACCGTTGCTCTTAATGCTTATGATTTTCCGATAGCGGAAGACGGCCAGTATGATATTATTCTGGATATGTCTGATCCTATAAAACCTCAGTATAGTATTACAAAATCAGCATTATAA
- a CDS encoding VOC family protein, whose protein sequence is MNIKLDSIILYVQNIALLKNFYVDNFNLKVIEEDSIWVLMNAGTVNIGLHKIGDQYLEKMETGYQFDNNTKLVFEVDTDIESARNELLSKKVEMRAIKTFENYDFWLCDGTDPEGNVFQLKCKK, encoded by the coding sequence ATGAATATAAAATTAGACTCCATTATCCTGTATGTACAGAATATCGCATTACTCAAAAACTTTTATGTTGATAATTTTAATTTAAAAGTAATTGAAGAAGATTCCATTTGGGTTTTGATGAATGCCGGCACAGTCAATATCGGACTTCATAAAATCGGAGATCAATACCTGGAGAAAATGGAGACAGGATATCAATTCGATAACAATACTAAACTAGTTTTTGAAGTAGATACAGATATTGAATCAGCAAGAAATGAATTGCTATCGAAAAAAGTTGAGATGAGAGCCATTAAAACTTTTGAAAACTATGATTTCTGGTTATGTGACGGCACAGATCCTGAAGGAAATGTATTTCAGCTAAAATGCAAAAAATAA
- a CDS encoding serine hydrolase has translation MKKLFYILILIILSSSLTAQTENYSHSIDHFRKNFNTGKYDKIFKSFSAEMKQSLPNEKNKKFFTDLKTQVGNMKNAEFISYQQSTYAAYKTQFDKGILVVNISLDSQNKINGLFIKPYEDPGKITNALTSYPKEIAETIYSTAVKFPENTQLSIAIIQNGKTDYYGVIKDHDSIKPVENQNKIFEIGSISKVFTSTVLASLVETNKIKLTDPINSYYSFPFKDNKKISFEELANHTSGLPRLPQNLDLSDLKNPYLKYHTKDLEDYLKNLMTIEHKTSKESSYSNLGAGLLGYTLGLSQKTTFQNLLQKTVFDQYGMSQSFTSSQHLGDALIKGRNINGDLVSNWDWDVLFGAGGILSTTGDLVKFANAQFNPKNKELALTRKPTFTVNDKTKIGLGWHIITTKNNKKVFFHNGGTGGYSSSMTLNMEDHTAVIILSNVSSINESIDQLCFELLTQTTKK, from the coding sequence ATGAAAAAGTTATTTTACATCTTAATTTTAATCATATTGAGCAGCAGTCTAACTGCCCAGACTGAAAACTACAGCCACAGCATCGACCACTTTCGGAAGAACTTTAATACCGGAAAATATGATAAAATTTTTAAAAGTTTTTCTGCTGAAATGAAACAATCATTGCCCAACGAAAAGAATAAAAAGTTTTTCACTGATCTGAAAACGCAAGTCGGAAATATGAAAAATGCGGAATTCATAAGTTATCAACAATCGACTTACGCAGCTTATAAAACACAATTTGATAAAGGAATTCTGGTGGTTAATATTTCATTAGATTCTCAAAATAAAATCAACGGTCTATTTATTAAGCCATATGAAGATCCGGGAAAAATAACCAATGCCCTCACCTCCTATCCAAAAGAAATAGCAGAAACTATTTATTCTACAGCCGTCAAATTTCCTGAAAATACTCAACTCTCTATTGCAATTATTCAAAACGGGAAAACAGATTATTATGGTGTTATAAAAGACCATGACTCTATAAAGCCTGTTGAAAATCAAAATAAGATTTTTGAAATCGGTTCCATTTCAAAAGTATTTACCTCTACTGTTCTCGCTTCCCTGGTAGAAACTAATAAGATAAAGCTTACAGATCCTATCAATTCATATTATTCATTCCCTTTTAAGGACAATAAAAAAATCAGCTTTGAAGAGCTTGCCAATCATACCTCAGGGCTCCCTCGTTTACCTCAAAACCTGGATTTATCAGATCTAAAGAATCCTTATTTAAAATATCATACAAAAGACCTTGAGGATTATCTTAAAAACTTAATGACAATTGAGCATAAAACCTCTAAAGAATCTTCTTACTCTAACCTTGGTGCAGGATTATTGGGTTATACATTAGGACTGTCCCAAAAAACTACATTTCAAAACTTATTGCAAAAAACAGTTTTTGATCAATATGGAATGTCTCAGTCTTTTACCTCTTCTCAACATTTGGGCGATGCACTTATCAAAGGACGTAATATCAATGGAGATCTTGTTTCGAACTGGGACTGGGATGTCCTTTTCGGAGCGGGTGGTATTTTATCCACAACCGGAGACCTTGTAAAGTTTGCAAATGCACAATTTAATCCAAAAAATAAAGAACTGGCTTTAACCAGAAAGCCTACGTTTACAGTAAATGATAAAACAAAAATCGGTTTGGGCTGGCATATTATTACCACCAAAAACAATAAGAAAGTCTTTTTCCACAATGGCGGAACCGGTGGATATTCTTCTTCAATGACTCTTAATATGGAGGATCACACAGCGGTCATTATTCTTTCCAATGTTTCTTCAATCAATGAATCGATTGATCAATTGTGCTTTGAGCTATTAACCCAAACAACAAAAAAATAA
- a CDS encoding DinB family protein, which produces MSLKTLINKTVQYNNWVVNKYIDWLSTKSDEQLNQEVISSFPTILKTLHHIWQTQEYWWSYISENNDFDFAKTAAETSKEEVFNNIKNNSQKLVDYVESLSEEDLSENVKIESQWFQCDFSKYEYIQHVILHGTYHRGQIVTMGRNVGITDAPMTDFNFWNIYKDKE; this is translated from the coding sequence ATGAGCTTAAAAACTTTAATCAACAAAACCGTTCAGTACAACAACTGGGTAGTCAATAAATACATTGACTGGCTATCCACAAAATCTGATGAACAACTTAACCAGGAAGTAATTTCCAGCTTTCCGACGATCCTGAAAACCTTGCATCATATCTGGCAGACCCAAGAATATTGGTGGAGTTATATTTCTGAAAACAACGATTTCGATTTTGCCAAAACCGCCGCTGAAACCAGTAAAGAAGAAGTGTTCAACAACATAAAAAATAACTCGCAAAAGCTGGTTGATTATGTGGAAAGCTTATCTGAAGAAGATCTATCCGAAAATGTAAAGATAGAATCCCAATGGTTTCAATGTGATTTTTCAAAATATGAATATATCCAACATGTCATTCTTCATGGAACTTACCATAGAGGCCAAATCGTTACAATGGGCCGTAATGTAGGAATCACAGATGCTCCTATGACCGACTTTAACTTCTGGAATATTTACAAAGACAAAGAATAA